In Isosphaera pallida ATCC 43644, the sequence ATTACGACTCCTTCACCTACAACTTGGTTCAGCGGTTAGGCGAGATCGATCCGACTTTGGAGGTGAAGGTGGTTCGTAACGACCAAATCGACCCCGACGGGGTCGCCGCCCTCCAACCGTCGCGGATTCTGATTTCACCGGGGCCGTGCACCCCGCGCGAGGCGGGCGTCTCCAACGAGCTGATCCTTCGCTTCGGCCCCACGATTCCGATTCTGGGAGTCTGTTTGGGTCATCAGTGCATCGGTCATGCTCTAGGCGCGGTGGTCCGTCGAGCTGACCGGATCATGCACGGCAAGACCTCGATGATTTACCACGACGGCCTCGGTGTGTTTCGCGGCCTTCCCGAGCCGTTCGAGGCGACCCGCTACCACAGCCTGATCATCGACCCAGCGACGTTGCCCCCTGAGCTCGTCGTCACCGCCCACACTGATCAAGGCGAGGTCATGGGGGTTCGGCACCTTCACTGGCCGCTCGAAGGGGTCCAGTTCCACCCTGAGAGTTTCCTCACCGCCGAGGCCGGTGTTCGCCTGCTCAAGAACTTCGTAGGTAACGCCCGATGAGCATGAGCGACCGCTCCGCCGCTTCGCCGGCCCGCCTGCTGACGATCGCCGAGGCGCTGGAGGTGGTGCGAACCCACGCCCACCCTCTGGAGGCGGTTCGCGTGCCTCTCGTCGCCGCTTGGGACTGTGCGCTGGCCGAGCCGATCCGGGCCGACCGCGACAGCCCGCCGTTTGACAAGGCGCTGATGGACGGCTACGCCATCCGCTCCGCTGACGCCGGCGATCGTCGGGAGTTCGAGGTTCTTGTGGTCGAAGAGATTCCCGCTGGCACAGTACCCAGCCGACAGTTGGGCCAAGGCGAATCGGCCCTGATCATGACCGGCGCGCCGCTGCCCGAGGGAGCCGATGCCGTGGTGCCCCGCGAATGGGCTGACGATCCCGCCCAGGGGCGGCAAACCGATCGCCCTTTGCCCCGCCTGGTCCGCCTGCGTCCCCCCACGCCGGTGGTCCCTGGCGTCAACGTCATGGTTCGCGGCCGGGAGATGACCGCGGGCGAGCAGGTGCTGACCCCCCCCGTCCAACTCACTGCGGTTCGTTTGGGCCTTCTGGCCTCGCTGGGGGTGGCCCGACCATTGGTGACCCGACGTCCCCGTCTGATCGTCGTCCCCACCGGTGACGAATTGGTGGAGCCGGACCAACCCCCCGGACCCGGCCGGATCCGCAACTCCAACGCCTTCACCCTGGCCGCCCTGGCGCGTCGGGCCGGAGCCGCCTCCCGGATCGCCCCCATCGTCCCTGATCGGCTCGACGACCTCCGCGAGGCGCTGAGGCAAGCCCTGGACTGGGCCGACGTGGTGTTGGTGACCGGCGGCGTCTCGGCGGGAGACCGCGACCTCGTGCCCGCGGCGCTGGAGTCCCTGGGGGTGCGGACCCTCTTCCACAAGGTCCACCTCAAGCCGGGCAAACCGCTATTGTTCGGGGTTGGTCCTGAGCGAACCGCCGCGACCAGCGAGGCTGCCCCGGATCACCCGGCCGCCTTCGCCCCCGGCACGGATCGCCCGCCTGCCTTGGTCTTCGGCCTGCCAGGGAACCCAGTCAGCGGGATTGTCGGCTTTTTGCTCTTCGTCCAACCGGCCCTGCGGCTTCTGAGCCGTTGCGAGGAGGACGGGACCACCGAGAGCCGGAACCTTCAAGTTCGGCTGGCGACCCAGTTCACCCACCGTGGCGACCGACCCACCTACCATCCGGCCCGCTTCGTCGCCCAACCCCATCTGGTTCCCTCACCCCACGGCTTGGACCAAGCCCGTCAAGATCAAGGCGGCCCCTGGGTCGAACCCCTGGCCTGGGCCGGTTCGGCCGATCTGCGAACCCTTGCCCAAGCCGACGGCTTCGTCGTCTTCGAGCCGGGCGACGCGGTTTATCCCATAGGGGCGTCGCGTCCGTTCCTTTCGCTCTGAGCGAATACCTCAACTTTGGACGCTCGTTTGGTTCGCGGCTCGCTTCTGTTCGCTCGACTCGGTCTGGTGTTCGCTCGAAATCGACTTCCAGGCGGTCCGCTCCGCTCGGAGTGGATGCCATCCTCCCAAGGACTCGGACCCGTTGCAATGACGACCCCGTCCGACGCTTCATCTGTCCCGCCGCTGGCCCGCTTCAACCCGTTGGCGCTGGCCTTGGGGTCGTCAGCGTTGTTCGTGGCCTCGTTTCCACTGGTCGGGGCGGACCATCTGGCCTGGGTGGCGTTGACGCCTCTCTTTGCGTTGGCCCACTCGCCCGCCCGTCTTCGGCTGATCCTGCCGGCCGCCTATGTGGGCGGTCTGGCCTTCTGGTTGCCGATGATCTACTGGGTCAACGCGGCCGATCCCAGCGTCTTGCCCGGATGGTTGCTGATGGCCGCGGTGTTGGCCTTCTCCTGGCCGGTGGCCGTGGCGCTTCTGAGGCTTTTGGTGGGTCGCTTCGGCTGGCCACTGATGCTGGCCGCGCCGTTAGTCTGGGTCGCGGT encodes:
- a CDS encoding anthranilate synthase component II, which encodes MILLIDNYDSFTYNLVQRLGEIDPTLEVKVVRNDQIDPDGVAALQPSRILISPGPCTPREAGVSNELILRFGPTIPILGVCLGHQCIGHALGAVVRRADRIMHGKTSMIYHDGLGVFRGLPEPFEATRYHSLIIDPATLPPELVVTAHTDQGEVMGVRHLHWPLEGVQFHPESFLTAEAGVRLLKNFVGNAR
- a CDS encoding molybdopterin molybdotransferase MoeA translates to MSMSDRSAASPARLLTIAEALEVVRTHAHPLEAVRVPLVAAWDCALAEPIRADRDSPPFDKALMDGYAIRSADAGDRREFEVLVVEEIPAGTVPSRQLGQGESALIMTGAPLPEGADAVVPREWADDPAQGRQTDRPLPRLVRLRPPTPVVPGVNVMVRGREMTAGEQVLTPPVQLTAVRLGLLASLGVARPLVTRRPRLIVVPTGDELVEPDQPPGPGRIRNSNAFTLAALARRAGAASRIAPIVPDRLDDLREALRQALDWADVVLVTGGVSAGDRDLVPAALESLGVRTLFHKVHLKPGKPLLFGVGPERTAATSEAAPDHPAAFAPGTDRPPALVFGLPGNPVSGIVGFLLFVQPALRLLSRCEEDGTTESRNLQVRLATQFTHRGDRPTYHPARFVAQPHLVPSPHGLDQARQDQGGPWVEPLAWAGSADLRTLAQADGFVVFEPGDAVYPIGASRPFLSL